A genomic stretch from Cellulomonas sp. KRMCY2 includes:
- the miaB gene encoding tRNA (N6-isopentenyl adenosine(37)-C2)-methylthiotransferase MiaB, with amino-acid sequence MTATLPADRPATVPEAAATDLRATAPSVAQGCRTYVVRTLGCQMNVHDSEHMAGMLEAAGYVPAAPDDAAAYLADVVVVNTCAVRENAASRLYGNLGQLASVKARRPGMQIAVGGCLAQKDRSGIVDRAPWVDVVFGTHNLDALPVLLERARHNTEAQVEIAESLQVFPSTLPTRRESVYAGWVSISVGCNNTCTFCIVPRLRGKERDRRPGEILAEVEALVAQGAIEVTLLGQNVNSYGVEFGDRGAFAALLRAVGSIDGLERVRFTSPHPAAFTDDVIDAMAQTPTVMPQLHMPLQSGSDQVLRAMRRSYRAAKFLGILDRVRAAIPDAAITTDVIVGFPGETEQDFAETLRVVEAARFSSAFTFQYSQRPGTPAADLPGGIPKAVVQERYERLTALQDGISEQENARQVGRTVEVLVGEGEGRKDGATHRLTGRAADNRLVHLAPPAHAAALRGERGAPELHHDLPRPGDLVTVEVTGSAPYHLVADSGLNGGRYEVRRTRAGEAWAARQRAARDGADEGHGHGVVAGAGPIALGMPSARR; translated from the coding sequence ATGACTGCGACCCTGCCCGCCGATCGGCCCGCGACCGTCCCTGAGGCCGCTGCGACGGACCTGCGCGCGACGGCACCGTCGGTCGCCCAGGGATGCCGGACGTACGTCGTGCGGACGCTCGGCTGCCAGATGAACGTCCATGACTCCGAGCACATGGCGGGGATGCTCGAGGCGGCCGGGTACGTCCCGGCGGCCCCGGACGACGCCGCGGCGTACCTGGCCGACGTCGTGGTGGTCAACACCTGCGCGGTGCGGGAGAACGCGGCCAGTCGCCTGTACGGCAACCTCGGTCAGCTCGCCTCGGTCAAGGCACGACGCCCCGGCATGCAGATCGCCGTCGGCGGCTGCCTCGCGCAGAAGGACCGGTCCGGCATCGTCGACCGCGCCCCCTGGGTCGACGTCGTCTTCGGCACGCACAACCTCGACGCCCTGCCGGTGCTGCTCGAGCGGGCGCGGCACAACACCGAGGCCCAGGTCGAGATCGCCGAGTCGCTGCAGGTGTTCCCGTCGACGCTGCCGACCCGACGGGAGTCTGTCTACGCCGGCTGGGTCTCGATCAGCGTCGGCTGCAACAACACGTGCACGTTCTGCATCGTGCCCCGGCTGCGCGGCAAGGAGCGGGACCGCAGGCCGGGGGAGATCCTCGCCGAGGTCGAGGCGCTCGTCGCGCAGGGCGCGATCGAGGTCACGCTGCTGGGGCAGAACGTGAACAGCTACGGCGTGGAGTTCGGCGACCGCGGCGCGTTCGCCGCCCTGCTGCGCGCGGTCGGCAGCATCGACGGTCTCGAGCGGGTGCGCTTCACCTCGCCTCATCCGGCGGCCTTCACCGACGACGTGATCGACGCCATGGCGCAGACCCCCACCGTGATGCCCCAGCTGCACATGCCCCTGCAGTCCGGCTCGGACCAGGTGCTGCGCGCGATGCGCCGCTCCTACCGGGCAGCGAAGTTCCTCGGGATCCTGGACCGCGTGCGCGCAGCCATCCCGGACGCCGCGATCACCACGGACGTGATCGTCGGCTTCCCGGGTGAGACCGAGCAGGACTTCGCCGAGACCCTGCGGGTCGTCGAGGCGGCACGCTTCAGCTCGGCGTTCACGTTCCAGTACTCGCAGCGTCCCGGGACCCCTGCTGCCGACCTGCCCGGCGGGATCCCGAAGGCTGTCGTGCAGGAGCGCTACGAGCGCCTGACGGCGCTGCAGGACGGGATCTCCGAGCAGGAGAACGCCCGTCAGGTCGGTCGGACGGTCGAGGTCCTGGTCGGCGAGGGCGAGGGCCGCAAGGACGGCGCGACGCACCGGCTCACCGGTCGTGCCGCGGACAACCGGCTCGTCCACCTCGCGCCGCCGGCCCACGCGGCCGCCCTGCGCGGGGAGCGCGGTGCGCCCGAGCTGCACCACGACCTGCCACGCCCCGGCGACCTGGTCACGGTCGAGGTCACCGGTTCTGCGCCGTATCACCTGGTCGCGGACTCCGGGCTGAACGGTGGTCGGTACGAGGTGCGCAGGACGCGCGCGGGGGAGGCGTGGGCGGCTCGGCAGCGGGCAGCGCGCGACGGGGCCGACGAGGGCCACGGGCACGGCGTCGTCGCCGGAGCGGGCCCGATCGCCCTCGGGATGCCCTCAGCCCGTCGCTGA